In the Juglans microcarpa x Juglans regia isolate MS1-56 chromosome 6D, Jm3101_v1.0, whole genome shotgun sequence genome, one interval contains:
- the LOC121234381 gene encoding leucine-rich repeat extensin-like protein 5 → MHRLLIFYMFVLCVSRSGMVQADNAPAPSPKPTTSTPPTKSPSPSISRATSPTTSSAVSPVSTPPSPSKSPTLSPPTPTQGAPAPVSNPPAKSPSISPGKSPASPPKAVVSPSTSPSPNGSSPVPSPARVLSPSSTPMSPPETTPVGAPKTAEVPANGPTPEASANIPSSSATPAESPAVFPSSSSPPSPVPSSLSPETAQGPVGDESASDSKSGARVILSGLSIIAALAF, encoded by the coding sequence ATGCATAGgcttcttatattttatatgtttgttCTGTGTGTGTCACGCTCTGGCATGGTACAAGCAGACAATGCGCCTGCTCCTTCACCGAAGCCAACGACGTCGACGCCCCCAACGAAGTCGCCTTCTCCGTCCATTTCTCGAGCGACTTCACCGACCACTTCTTCTGCCGTTTCTCCGGTGAGTACTCCGCCATCCCCTTCAAAGTCTCCAACTTTATCTCCGCCTACGCCCACTCAGGGAGCTCCCGCGCCGGTGTCGAATCCGCCGGCGAAATCCCCTTCTATTTCCCCTGGAAAATCTCCGGCAAGTCCCCCGAAGGCCGTCGTTTCTCCGAGCACGAGTCCCTCGCCAAATGGGTCTTCTCCAGTTCCGTCTCCTGCACGGGTTTTGTCCCCGAGTTCAACTCCCATGAGCCCCCCAGAAACTACTCCGGTCGGGGCACCGAAAACTGCGGAGGTTCCGGCAAATGGTCCCACTCCCGAGGCATCGGCAAACATCCCATCGAGTTCCGCGACTCCGGCGGAGTCACCTGCAGTTTTTCCATCGAGCAGTAGCCCTCCAAGTCCGGTGCCATCGAGTTTGTCCCCGGAGACTGCACAAGGACCGGTCGGTGACGAGTCAGCTTCGGACTCAAAGAGCGGGGCACGGGTCATTTTGAGTGGCTTGAGTATCATAGCCGCATTGGCATTCTAA
- the LOC121235609 gene encoding LOW QUALITY PROTEIN: probable pectate lyase 22 (The sequence of the model RefSeq protein was modified relative to this genomic sequence to represent the inferred CDS: inserted 4 bases in 2 codons; deleted 2 bases in 2 codons; substituted 2 bases at 2 genomic stop codons) produces the protein MTVEYFLILFCLVIMLFLHAMTLPSSARPLMQVSEAIEWSSARRPLGIEPCRTGNPIDDCWRCDPDWETNRKMLADCAVGFGRNAIGGRDGKLYVVKDSXNDDLLNLVPGTLRYAVTQDEPLWIIFDHDMVIHLEEELLVKSYKTIDGRGFNVQISNGPCITLENVSNIIIHNIYIHDCIPAWKAMVGEMESTQHSEEKSDGDGILIFGSRDVWIDHCTLANCHDGLIDAVYGSTAITISXTHHNEAMFMGHNDDFLADKNMQVTIAFNFFGEGLVQRMPRCRHGYFHIVNNVYTXWEMYAIGGSANPTINSQGNVFIASNNNSTKEVTKREYHVSENDDWKNWNWRSDGDVMLNGAFFTPSGRETPASYIRATXVARPASHLTTTALSAGALHCMIGKQC, from the exons ATGACTGTTGAGTACTTCTTGATCCTCTTCTGCTTAGTTATCATGTTGTTCTTACATGCCATG ACCCTTCCATCTTCTGCACGTCCGCTGATGCAAGTATCAGAAGCCATTGAATG GAGCTCGGCGAGAAGGCCTCTGGGGATAGAGCCATGCAGAACTGGGAACCCCATTGATGACTGCTGGAGATGCGACCCCGACTGGGAAACCAACCGTAAGATGCTAGCCGATTGTGCAGTAGGGTTCGGACGCAACGCCATCGGAGGGAGAGATGGCAAATTATACGTTGTCAAAGATTCATAAAATGATGACCTCTTAAACCTAGTTCCAGGCACACTCAGGTATGCTGTAACCCAAGATGAACCGCTTTGGATCATCTTCGATCATGACATGGTCATCCATTTAGAGGAAGAACTTCTGGTGAAATCGTACAAGACTATCGATGGTAGAGGATTTAACGTCCAAATATCAAATGGGCCGTGCATCACTCTTGAAAATGTGAGTAACATCATCATACATAACATCTACATACATGATTGCATACCAGCATGGAAAGCCATGGTGGGGGAGATGGAGTCAACC CAGCATTCTGAAGAAAAGTCAGATGGGGATGGGATATTGATATTCGGGTCTAGGGATGTGTGGATTGATCACTGCACACTAGCAAATTGCCATGACGGACTAATAGATGCTGTATATGGATCAACAGCCATAACAATCTC TACTCATCATAATGAAGCCATGTTTATGGGTCATAATGATGACTTCCTTGCAGACAAGAATATGCAAGTGACCATAGCCTTCAACTTCTTTGGGGAAGGTTTGGTTCAAAGAATGCCAAG ATGTCGGCATGGATATTTTCACATTGTGAACAATGTCTACACCTAGTGGGAGATGTATGCAATTGGTGGAAGTGCCAATCCGACAATTAATAGCCAAGGGAATGTCTTCATCGCATCTAATAACAACTCCACAAAAGAg GTCACTAAACGTGAATATCATGTCTCGGAAAATGATGACTGGAAGAATTGGAATTGGAGGTCAGATGGAGATGTGATGCTGAATGGTGCTTTCTTTACACCTTCCGGACGAGAAACTCCAGCGAGTTACATTAGAGCAAC AGTTGCAAGACCAGCTTCCCATCTAACAACCACCGCTCTATCTGCCGGAGCTCTTCATTGTATGATAGGCAAGCAATGCTAA
- the LOC121235988 gene encoding LOW QUALITY PROTEIN: protein TIC 20-v, chloroplastic-like (The sequence of the model RefSeq protein was modified relative to this genomic sequence to represent the inferred CDS: inserted 1 base in 1 codon) gives MNYMAMSNLLYPLNPTLKPPLLSPFLNSSFAQINFPKKPRNPTTKPRRTHITAQSNGSDSADXPDRLISALCYFYPFFDGIQYGKYVITQFTPIQALIQPLVPAIRVFKSFPFNGFLVFLTLYFVVVRNPNFSRYVRFNTMQVIVLDVLLIFPDLLERSFNPRDGLGLDLLMSFDSAVFLFLLVCLLYGSSSCLLGQVPRLPIVAEAADRQVL, from the exons ATGAATTATATGGCGATGTCCAACCTTCTCTACCCTCTAAATCCTACTCTTAAGCCTCCACTTCTCTCACCCTTCCTCAATTCCTCCTTCGCACAAATCAACTTCCCCAAAAAACCCAGAAACCCAACCACAAAACCCAGAAGAACGCACATCACCGCTCAATCCAACGGCAGCGACTCAGCCG CCCCCGACCGCTTAATCTCAGCCTTATGTTACTTCTACCCCTTCTTTGATGGCATACAGTACGGAAAATACGTTATCACGCAGTTCACTCCCATTCAGGCTCTTATCCAACCTTTGGTACCAGCTATAAGGGTGTTTAAGAGCTTTCCCTTCAATGGGTTTTTGGTGTTCTTGACCCTTTACTTTGTAGTTGTTAGGAACCCCAACTTTAGTAGGTACGTTAGGTTCAATACCATGCAAGTTATTGTGCTTGATGTGCTGCTGATTTTTCCTGATCTTTTGGAGAGGAGCTTCAATCCAAGAGATGGTTTGGGTTTGGACTTGTTGATGAGCTTTGACAGCGCTGTATTTTTGTTCCTCCTGGTATGTTTGCTCTATGGGTCTTCTTCCTGCTTGCTGGGTCAGGTGCCCAGATTGCCCATTGTTGCCGAAGCTGCTGATAGGCAAGTtctttga
- the LOC121234730 gene encoding fasciclin-like arabinogalactan protein 1, which produces MQLRPAMASGTLATVLSLSLLLLVLSPTSHAHNITRLLAQHPDFSTFNHYLSLTHLADEINRRTTITVCAVDNAAMNELLAKHLSIYTIKNILSLHVLLDYFDAKKLHQITDGTALSATLFQATGSAPGTAGFVNITDLKGGKVGFSPEENNGHIGIFFVKALEGLKYNISVIQISNILPSDVAAAPTPGPAEVNLTGIMSAHGCKVFADTLIANSDAKKTFQESLDGGLTAFCPLDDVFKAFLPKFKNLTASGKASLLEFHGVPVYMSMPMLKSNNGIMNTLATDGAKKFDFTVQNDGEEVTLKTKIVTARITGTLLDEQPVSIYTIDKVLMPKELFKAEAPTPAPAPAPEEAADAPKASKKKKKKAAAPSEEESDSPADSPEDDPADQTADDNGAVRFDLANLGSMLVGAWLVVLSVL; this is translated from the coding sequence ATGCAGCTCCGCCCCGCCATGGCCTCCGGTACCCTAGCGACAgtcctttctctctccctcctcctcctcgtccTCTCCCCCACATCCCACGCCCACAACATCACGCGCCTGCTTGCCCAACACCCGGACTTCTCCACCTTTAACCACTACCTCTCCCTTACCCACCTCGCAGACGAGATCAACCGGCGCACCACCATCACCGTCTGCGCCGTTGACAATGCCGCTATGAACGAGCTCCTCGCCAAGCACctctccatctacaccatcaAGAACATCCTCTCCCTCCACGTCCTCCTCGACTACTTCGACGCCAAGAAGCTCCACCAGATCACCGACGGAACCGCCCTCTCCGCCACTCTCTTCCAGGCCACCGGATCCGCTCCAGGTACCGCCGGCTTCGTCAACATCACAGACCTCAAGGGCGGGAAAGTTGGTTTTTCTCCGGAGGAAAACAACGGCCACATCGGCATTTTCTTCGTCAAGGCTCTGGAGGGACTCAAGTACAACATCTCCGTCATCCAGATCAGCAACATCCTCCCGTCAGATGTCGCAGCGGCCCCCACCCCGGGCCCCGCCGAGGTGAACCTCACTGGCATAATGTCAGCTCACGGCTGCAAGGTCTTCGCCGACACTCTTATAGCCAACTCCGATGCCAAAAAGACCTTCCAGGAAAGCCTTGACGGAGGCTTAACGGCGTTCTGCCCCCTCGACGACGTGTTCAAGGCGTTCCTCCCTAAGTTCAAGAACCTGACGGCGTCCGGGAAGGCGTCGTTGCTCGAGTTCCACGGCGTGCCTGTATACATGTCCATGCCCATGTTGAAGTCCAACAACGGCATCATGAACACGCTGGCCACCGATGGCGCGAAAAAGTTCGACTTCACTGTGCAAAACGACGGCGAGGAAGTGACTCTGAAGACGAAGATCGTGACGGCGAGGATTACCGGCACGCTTCTCGACGAGCAGCCGGTGTCGATCTACACGATCGACAAGGTATTGATGCCGAAAGAGCTGTTCAAAGCCGAGGCACCAACTCCTGCTCCTGCACCAGCTCCGGAAGAGGCTGCCGACGCTCCCAAGGctagcaagaagaagaagaagaaggcagcGGCGCCGTCGGAAGAGGAGTCCGACTCTCCCGCTGATTCACCAGAAGACGACCCGGCAGATCAGACGGCCGACGATAATGGAGCCGTTAGATTTGACTTAGCAAATCTTGGATCCATGCTCGTCGGTGCGTGGCTAGTAGTGCTATCCGTGCtgtaa